One window of Arvicola amphibius chromosome 6, mArvAmp1.2, whole genome shotgun sequence genomic DNA carries:
- the Nrsn1 gene encoding neurensin-1: MTSCSNTCGSKQAQADTEGGYQRYGVRSYLHQFYEDCTASIWEYEDDFQIQRSPNRWSSVFWKVGLTSGTAFVILGLTILAVGFLVPPKIEAFGEADFMVVDTHAVQFNGALDTCKLAGAVLFCIGGTSMAGCLLMSMFAKSYSKEEKFLQQKFKERIADIKAHTQPVTKAPGPGDTKIPVTLSRVQNVQPQSST; encoded by the exons ATGACTTCTTGCAGCAACACCTGTGGGTCCAAGCAAGCCCAGGCTGACACTGAGGGCGGGTACCAGCGCTATGGAGTTCGGTCCTACCTGCATCAGTTTTATGAGGACTGCACTGCCTCCATCTGGGAGTATGAGGATGATTTCCAGATCCAGAGATCGCCTAACAGGTGGAGCTCGGTATTCTGGAAG GTCGGACTCACCTCAGGCACTGCATTTGTGATTCTCGGACTAACTATCCTGGCAGTGGGCTTTCTTGTGCCCCCCAAAATTGAAGCTTTTGGTGAAGCTGATTTCATGGTGGTTGACACACATGCTGTGCAGTTCAACGGCGCCCTGGACACATGCAAGCTAGCGGGGGCTGTGCTCTTCTGCATTGGGGGCACATCCATGGCAGGGTGCCTACTGATGTCCATGTTTGCCAAGAGCTATTCCAAAGAAGAGAAGTTCCTTCAGCAGAAGTTTAAAGAGCGAATCGCAGACATCAAAGCCCATACCCAGCCTGTCACTAAAGCTCCAGGCCCAGGGGACACCAAGATCCCAGTCACTTTGTCCAGAGTTCAGAATGTGCAGCCCCAATCATCCACTTGA